Proteins from one Streptosporangium becharense genomic window:
- a CDS encoding class I SAM-dependent methyltransferase: MDARRYDQARPGYPDALVARIVAGSPGPDVLDVGCGTGIAARQFQAAGCAVLGVEPDVRMADYARSRGLQVEVATFESWQPAGRTFDAVIAAQSWHWVDPVAGAVQAARVLRPRGRLAVFGHVYEPPAEVAEPFAAAYRRTAPDSPLNGQPARRPLDLYQAAYLKFADSLRETGQFTDLEQWRFDWERSYTRDQWLDLLPTTGGLTRLRPDQLAEVLDAVGGAIDSLGGRFTMNYTTLAMTAVRADAS; this comes from the coding sequence GTGGACGCGCGACGCTACGACCAAGCCCGGCCCGGCTACCCCGATGCGCTGGTGGCGCGGATCGTCGCCGGGAGCCCTGGGCCTGACGTGCTCGACGTCGGCTGTGGTACCGGCATCGCAGCCCGCCAGTTCCAGGCCGCCGGCTGCGCCGTGCTCGGCGTCGAGCCCGATGTGCGGATGGCCGACTACGCGCGATCCCGCGGCCTGCAGGTCGAGGTGGCGACCTTCGAGTCCTGGCAGCCGGCCGGCCGGACGTTCGACGCGGTCATCGCCGCCCAGTCGTGGCACTGGGTGGATCCGGTCGCCGGCGCCGTGCAGGCGGCACGCGTGCTGCGGCCAAGGGGGCGGCTGGCGGTCTTCGGGCACGTGTACGAGCCGCCCGCCGAGGTGGCCGAGCCGTTCGCCGCCGCCTACCGGCGGACGGCACCCGACTCCCCGCTCAACGGCCAACCGGCCCGACGTCCGCTCGACCTCTACCAGGCGGCATACCTGAAGTTCGCCGACAGTCTCCGTGAGACCGGACAGTTCACCGATCTCGAACAGTGGCGATTCGACTGGGAGCGGTCCTACACGCGCGACCAATGGCTGGACCTGCTGCCCACCACCGGCGGCCTCACCCGGCTCCGTCCCGATCAGCTGGCCGAAGTACTGGACGCGGTCGGAGGCGCCATCGACTCCCTGGGTGGACGCTTCACGATGAACTACACCACCCTGGCCATGACCGCCGTACGCGCCGACGCCTCCTGA
- a CDS encoding TetR/AcrR family transcriptional regulator: protein MPTGVHLRDARQQLFGAAERVLLRDGPNGLTSRAVTDEAGCAKGVLHRHFTDFDAFLTDLVLDRAAQLETQANALRESAGTDTVADNLTSALTTLFGPIPMAIIPLITFRDELRARLRQARPGGGIAILAQATTAISAYLTDERALGRIAADADIDSLTLSLVGGGHLLFADRDLGPPTTAVVSRFVAAVIADAVRRRPAQGS from the coding sequence GTGCCGACTGGTGTGCACCTTCGCGACGCGCGACAGCAGCTGTTCGGCGCTGCCGAACGTGTGCTTCTGAGGGACGGGCCGAACGGGCTGACCAGCCGGGCCGTCACCGACGAGGCGGGCTGCGCCAAAGGCGTCCTGCACCGGCACTTCACCGACTTCGACGCCTTCCTCACCGACCTCGTTCTCGACCGGGCCGCGCAGCTCGAGACACAGGCGAATGCGCTGCGCGAATCCGCCGGCACCGACACGGTGGCCGACAACCTCACCAGCGCGCTGACCACCCTGTTCGGACCGATCCCGATGGCGATCATCCCGCTCATCACCTTCCGGGACGAGCTGCGCGCACGGCTGCGGCAGGCCAGGCCCGGAGGCGGCATCGCGATCCTCGCCCAGGCCACGACCGCGATCTCCGCCTATCTGACCGACGAGCGTGCACTGGGCCGCATCGCGGCCGACGCCGACATCGACTCACTCACCCTCTCCCTGGTCGGTGGCGGCCATCTCCTGTTCGCAGACCGTGACCTCGGCCCGCCCACCACGGCGGTCGTCAGCAGGTTCGTGGCAGCGGTCATCGCCGACGCCGTGCGACGACGACCGGCCCAGGGATCCTGA
- a CDS encoding aminoglycoside phosphotransferase family protein has protein sequence MTDTEIEITADLVRDLLQEQHPDLAGLAIREVAGGWGNQMWRLGDELAVRMQRMDPTPELQFKERRWLPVLAPRLPLPVPTPVRFGEPSERFPKHWTVMTWVPGEPLDHGSISRGAHAADTLAGFLQALHVEAPVEAPASSDLGAHPKRCTGGFEQFLQAIDPDTVGDVGAVRAVWADAVAAPEWEGPPTWVHGDLHPANVVVSDGTLSGVIDFGALFAGDPAWDLGAAWVLLPAGTAARFFDAYAHADEATIRRARGLAAMKSLFLMLMGQNGDRGLPGGKPNWGPAGRAALDRVLKGA, from the coding sequence ATGACCGACACCGAGATTGAGATCACCGCAGACCTGGTCCGCGACCTGCTGCAGGAGCAACACCCGGACCTTGCAGGGCTGGCGATCCGTGAGGTGGCGGGCGGCTGGGGCAACCAGATGTGGCGCCTCGGGGACGAGTTGGCCGTGCGCATGCAGCGCATGGACCCCACCCCGGAGCTCCAGTTCAAGGAGCGGCGGTGGCTACCCGTGCTGGCCCCGCGCCTGCCGCTCCCGGTGCCGACCCCGGTGCGGTTCGGCGAACCGTCCGAGCGCTTCCCCAAGCACTGGACCGTGATGACGTGGGTTCCCGGCGAGCCGCTGGACCACGGCTCGATCAGCCGCGGCGCCCACGCGGCCGACACGCTGGCGGGCTTCCTCCAGGCGCTCCATGTGGAGGCGCCCGTCGAGGCCCCGGCCAGTTCGGACCTCGGCGCCCACCCCAAGAGGTGCACGGGCGGCTTCGAGCAGTTCTTGCAGGCCATTGACCCCGACACCGTCGGCGATGTCGGCGCCGTCCGGGCCGTCTGGGCCGATGCCGTCGCGGCCCCCGAGTGGGAGGGCCCGCCGACGTGGGTGCACGGCGACCTCCATCCCGCAAATGTCGTCGTCTCGGACGGAACACTCTCAGGTGTGATCGACTTCGGTGCCTTGTTCGCCGGCGATCCCGCGTGGGACCTCGGCGCCGCATGGGTGCTGCTCCCCGCGGGCACGGCCGCACGGTTCTTCGACGCGTACGCGCACGCGGACGAGGCAACGATCAGGCGCGCCCGCGGGCTGGCCGCTATGAAGAGCCTCTTTCTGATGCTCATGGGGCAGAACGGAGATCGGGGCCTTCCCGGCGGTAAGCCGAACTGGGGACCTGCAGGCCGGGCGGCACTTGATCGTGTTCTGAAGGGTGCTTGA
- a CDS encoding alkaline phosphatase PhoX codes for MQRRTFIVSLSAVALSGTLWQDAALTASVVAGESPYGPLGAPDANGVALPAGFSSRVVARSGRSVGGILWHPAPDGGACFADGTGWIYVSNSEVPLIGGASAIKFGADGSIERAYRILSNTNLNCAGGRTPWDTWLSCEEIFRGKVYETDPYGVRGAQQRPAMGKFKHEAAACDPDHRVVYLTEDEGDGCFYRFIPDVWGDLSSGRLDVFCDDDVWRPVPDPTPGVFQTQTRHQVSAARHFAGGEGCHYADGVCYFTAKGDRRVWAYDATRQTVTAVYDGAGTLDGVDNITGTRGGDLYVAEDGGNMEINIITPDRVVAPVVRLDGQSESEITGPAFSPDGTRLYFSSQRGTSGERAGTGGITYEVTGPFRR; via the coding sequence ATGCAGCGCCGTACCTTCATCGTGTCCCTTTCCGCCGTCGCCCTGTCCGGCACCCTGTGGCAGGACGCCGCGCTCACCGCCTCGGTGGTCGCGGGGGAGAGCCCGTACGGCCCGCTCGGCGCCCCCGACGCCAACGGCGTCGCGTTGCCGGCCGGGTTCAGCAGCAGGGTGGTGGCCAGGTCCGGCCGTTCCGTCGGCGGCATCCTGTGGCACCCGGCACCGGACGGCGGCGCCTGTTTCGCCGACGGCACCGGCTGGATCTACGTGTCCAACTCCGAGGTTCCGCTGATCGGGGGTGCTTCGGCGATCAAGTTCGGGGCCGACGGCTCGATCGAGCGGGCCTACCGGATCCTGTCGAACACCAACCTCAACTGCGCGGGCGGACGCACGCCGTGGGACACCTGGCTGTCGTGCGAGGAGATCTTCCGCGGCAAGGTCTACGAGACCGACCCGTACGGTGTGCGCGGCGCCCAGCAGCGTCCGGCGATGGGCAAGTTCAAGCACGAGGCGGCCGCCTGCGACCCCGACCACAGGGTCGTCTACCTGACCGAGGACGAGGGGGACGGCTGCTTCTACCGCTTCATCCCGGACGTCTGGGGTGATCTGTCCAGCGGCCGTCTCGACGTCTTCTGCGACGACGACGTCTGGCGGCCGGTGCCCGACCCGACGCCCGGCGTCTTCCAGACGCAGACCAGGCACCAGGTGAGCGCGGCCAGGCACTTCGCCGGCGGCGAGGGCTGCCACTACGCGGACGGGGTCTGTTACTTCACCGCCAAGGGCGACCGCAGGGTGTGGGCCTACGACGCCACCCGCCAGACGGTGACCGCGGTCTACGACGGCGCCGGCACGCTCGACGGTGTCGACAACATCACCGGCACCCGGGGCGGTGACCTCTACGTCGCCGAGGACGGCGGCAACATGGAGATCAACATCATCACCCCGGACCGGGTGGTCGCGCCGGTCGTGCGGCTCGACGGCCAGAGCGAGTCCGAGATCACCGGCCCCGCCTTCTCGCCCGACGGCACCCGCCTGTACTTCTCCTCCCAGCGCGGCACCAGCGGCGAACGGGCGGGAACGGGCGGCATCACCTACGAGGTCACCGGCCCCTTCCGCCGCTGA
- a CDS encoding SGNH/GDSL hydrolase family protein — MIRSVIAAIVLVVAIAIAPPAHASAGEVYVALGDSAASGPLVPDQVLPDLGCWRSNRNYAHLTAKAIGTAAFRDVTCSGADTKDMYQPQGTELGSVPPQLDALSQDTTLVTVQIGANDVGLTGFIEDCLNLLPPPVGDACNDDYMENGQDTWRVKTDALRPKLTALVADIRARSPQARIFVVGYGTYAPPGGCYPRVPIIRKDADYIRATLMYFNQMLAEQAAEAGAGFIDLQTPSTGHDPCTSPGTRWIEPYVPASPATPFHPNARGMRGFADAVIAAVSGV, encoded by the coding sequence GTGATCCGATCAGTGATCGCCGCGATCGTCCTGGTGGTCGCCATCGCCATCGCCCCACCCGCCCACGCTTCGGCCGGTGAGGTGTACGTGGCGCTGGGCGACTCGGCCGCCTCCGGGCCGCTGGTGCCCGACCAGGTGCTGCCCGACCTCGGGTGCTGGCGCTCCAACCGCAACTACGCCCACCTCACCGCCAAGGCCATCGGCACCGCCGCGTTCCGTGACGTCACCTGCTCGGGCGCCGACACCAAGGACATGTACCAGCCGCAGGGCACCGAGCTCGGCTCGGTGCCGCCCCAGCTGGACGCGCTCAGCCAGGACACCACGCTGGTGACCGTGCAGATCGGCGCCAACGACGTGGGCCTGACCGGGTTCATCGAGGACTGCCTGAACCTGCTGCCGCCGCCCGTCGGCGACGCCTGCAACGACGACTACATGGAGAACGGGCAGGACACCTGGCGGGTCAAGACCGACGCGCTGCGTCCGAAGCTGACCGCCCTGGTCGCCGACATCCGTGCCCGCTCGCCGCAGGCCAGGATCTTCGTGGTGGGCTACGGGACCTACGCCCCGCCGGGCGGCTGCTACCCGCGAGTGCCGATCATCAGGAAGGACGCCGACTACATCCGCGCCACCCTGATGTACTTCAACCAGATGCTGGCGGAGCAGGCGGCGGAGGCGGGAGCGGGCTTCATCGACCTGCAGACGCCGAGCACGGGTCACGACCCGTGCACCTCGCCGGGGACACGGTGGATCGAGCCGTACGTGCCCGCCTCGCCGGCGACGCCCTTCCACCCCAACGCGCGTGGCATGCGCGGCTTCGCGGACGCGGTGATCGCCGCCGTCAGCGGGGTGTGA
- a CDS encoding PucR family transcriptional regulator gives MLTLAGCPVHELLERQVTGLARQLVRVFVEEIPVYRRLPREELDGDITRITEHNLRMICEMFRHRRPPTSAELAPLRASAVRRAQEQVPLEALLAAYHLGARWVWDRLAATATPADFAAVLDMNRLVLLYTEAVTSAVCTAYLKEREGMLSQEQHAMHVAVSALLSGDHTALAAVRPAPGYLVMAIAMDAHPDEEQDEPGGSVAARRKLARIRAAAQCYATEQVLSVLDATGGLVLLPRGGETPAAAEVVEAMSRAAGVPVWAATEQATPAEVPAAAGVAEEVLEVVRIFGRPPGAYRLADVLLEYQLTRPSRATARLASLLDPLLGNPDLLRTLEVHLETGLDRRRTAELLHVHPNTVDYRLRRAVSLTGLDPADPAQLQQIGAALAAKRFTPR, from the coding sequence GTGCTCACTCTTGCCGGATGTCCCGTACACGAGCTGCTGGAACGCCAGGTGACCGGTCTGGCCAGGCAGCTCGTGCGCGTCTTCGTCGAAGAGATCCCCGTCTACCGCCGACTGCCCAGGGAGGAACTCGACGGTGACATCACCAGGATCACCGAGCACAACCTGCGGATGATCTGCGAGATGTTCCGCCACCGACGCCCGCCCACCTCCGCCGAACTGGCGCCGTTGCGCGCTTCGGCGGTGCGCCGCGCCCAGGAACAGGTCCCGCTCGAAGCTCTGCTGGCCGCCTACCACCTGGGTGCCCGCTGGGTCTGGGACCGCCTGGCCGCCACCGCCACACCGGCCGACTTCGCGGCGGTGCTCGACATGAACCGCCTCGTCCTCCTCTACACCGAGGCGGTGACCTCCGCCGTGTGCACCGCCTACCTGAAGGAGCGCGAGGGCATGCTCAGCCAGGAGCAGCACGCCATGCACGTCGCGGTCTCCGCACTGCTCAGCGGTGATCACACGGCCCTGGCGGCGGTACGCCCGGCGCCCGGTTACCTGGTCATGGCGATCGCGATGGACGCGCACCCGGACGAGGAACAGGACGAGCCCGGCGGATCGGTCGCCGCGCGGCGCAAGCTGGCCAGAATCAGGGCCGCCGCGCAGTGTTACGCCACCGAGCAGGTCCTGTCCGTGCTCGACGCGACCGGCGGGCTCGTGTTGCTCCCGCGCGGCGGCGAGACTCCGGCCGCGGCCGAGGTGGTCGAGGCGATGTCCAGGGCGGCGGGGGTGCCGGTCTGGGCGGCGACCGAGCAGGCGACGCCCGCCGAGGTCCCGGCCGCCGCCGGGGTGGCCGAGGAGGTCCTGGAGGTGGTGCGGATTTTCGGGCGCCCGCCGGGCGCCTACCGGCTGGCCGACGTGCTGCTGGAGTACCAGCTCACCCGGCCGAGCCGGGCCACCGCCCGGCTCGCGAGCCTCCTCGACCCCCTGCTGGGCAACCCCGACCTGCTCAGGACGCTCGAGGTCCATCTGGAGACCGGGCTCGACCGCCGCCGCACGGCCGAGCTGCTGCATGTGCACCCGAACACCGTCGACTACCGGTTGCGGCGGGCGGTGAGCCTGACCGGTCTCGACCCGGCCGACCCGGCGCAGCTCCAGCAGATCGGAGCCGCGCTGGCGGCCAAGAGATTCACACCCCGCTGA